One window of the Desulfovibrio desulfuricans genome contains the following:
- a CDS encoding glycosyltransferase family 4 protein, whose translation MKIIVLGNQTKAMSNFWSVLIRHMRKAGHEVVCCAPPGDADAEAALAAQGARLRHYSLDRKGLNPLSDLRTTRELFSLFRDEKPDLLFASTIKPVIYGCMAARAAGVPHVYATITGLGYAFEADNFFKKCVNRLGRLLYRVALSGAEGIFFQNQDDIKVFRQSGILGRNARVLTARGTGVDTKRFAPCPLPGYSADGRLSGSPVFLLVARLLEAKGLPEYAEAARLLKARYPDARFQVLGPPEKGLGSVSMEQMDAWQNQGCIEYLGETRDVRPYVAAAHVLVLPSWREGTPTSIMEGMSMGRPAVVTDAPGCREVVRDGVNGYLVPVRNPRALAGAMESFITSPESIARMGQAGRELALSEFDAEKVAARILEDMRVPAIEDTL comes from the coding sequence ATGAAGATCATTGTTCTGGGCAACCAGACCAAAGCCATGAGCAACTTCTGGAGCGTGTTGATCCGGCACATGCGCAAGGCCGGGCACGAGGTAGTTTGCTGCGCCCCGCCAGGCGATGCCGATGCTGAGGCGGCACTGGCCGCTCAGGGCGCGCGCCTGCGCCACTATTCGCTGGACAGAAAGGGGCTGAACCCCCTGAGCGACCTGCGCACCACGCGGGAACTGTTCAGCCTTTTCAGGGACGAAAAGCCAGACCTGCTTTTCGCCTCCACCATCAAGCCCGTGATCTACGGCTGCATGGCGGCAAGAGCTGCTGGGGTGCCCCACGTTTATGCCACCATCACCGGCCTTGGCTATGCCTTTGAGGCTGATAACTTCTTCAAGAAATGCGTCAACCGCCTGGGCCGCCTGCTATACCGCGTGGCGCTTTCGGGCGCGGAAGGCATTTTTTTTCAGAATCAGGACGACATAAAGGTTTTCCGCCAGTCGGGCATCCTTGGCCGCAACGCACGGGTGCTTACAGCGCGCGGCACCGGGGTGGACACAAAGCGCTTTGCCCCCTGCCCCTTGCCCGGCTATTCCGCCGATGGCCGCCTCAGCGGATCGCCTGTTTTTCTGCTGGTGGCGCGCCTGCTTGAAGCCAAGGGCTTGCCGGAATATGCCGAAGCCGCGCGCCTGCTCAAGGCCCGGTACCCTGATGCCCGCTTTCAGGTGCTCGGCCCACCGGAAAAAGGCCTCGGCAGCGTGAGCATGGAACAGATGGATGCATGGCAGAATCAGGGCTGCATAGAATACCTTGGTGAAACACGCGACGTACGCCCCTATGTGGCTGCCGCCCATGTGCTTGTGCTGCCCTCTTGGCGTGAGGGAACACCGACCTCTATTATGGAGGGAATGAGCATGGGTCGCCCCGCTGTGGTCACGGACGCCCCCGGCTGCCGCGAGGTTGTGCGCGATGGCGTCAACGGCTATCTTGTGCCGGTACGCAATCCGCGGGCGCTGGCAGGCGCTATGGAATCCTTCATCACCAGTCCTGAAAGCATTGCCCGTATGGGGCAGGCCGGACGGGAACTGGCCCTGAGTGAATTTGACGCCGAAAAAGTGGCCGCGCGCATTCTTGAAGACATGCGCGTGCCCGCCATTGAGGATACCCTATGA
- a CDS encoding NAD-dependent epimerase/dehydratase family protein: MSAYSDLTKSMTAQPSRWLITGVAGFIGSNLLEHLLKLGQTVVGLDNFLTGYQKNLDMVRDIVGPEAWSRFTFIEGDIRDIDTCHAACKGVQHVLHEAALGSVPRSIDDPLLSNSCNITGYLHMLVAARDAGVKSFVYAASSSTYGDSPELPKVEDKIGSPLSPYAVTKYVDELYADVFNRCYGFSSVGLRYFNVFGQRQDPYGAYAAVIPQWFASLIKKETVFVNGDGETSRDFCYIDNVVQANLLASFAQGEATNKIYNVAFGQRTTLNELFDLIKEEVARHKPEVMSAECVHRDFRAGDVRHSLADISRAEKLLGYGPQFDVRQGLRLAGDWYAANL, translated from the coding sequence ATGAGCGCGTATTCTGATCTTACCAAGTCCATGACTGCCCAGCCTTCGCGTTGGCTTATCACCGGCGTTGCGGGCTTTATTGGCTCCAACCTGCTGGAACATCTGCTGAAACTTGGGCAGACCGTGGTTGGTCTGGACAACTTTCTTACCGGCTACCAGAAAAATCTGGACATGGTGCGCGACATCGTTGGTCCAGAAGCATGGAGTCGGTTTACCTTCATCGAAGGCGACATTCGCGATATCGACACCTGCCACGCCGCCTGCAAGGGCGTGCAGCATGTTCTGCACGAAGCGGCCCTCGGTTCTGTGCCGCGTTCCATTGACGACCCGCTGTTGTCCAACAGCTGCAATATCACCGGCTATCTGCACATGCTTGTGGCCGCGCGCGATGCGGGCGTGAAGAGTTTTGTGTACGCCGCTTCTTCCTCTACCTACGGTGATTCGCCCGAACTGCCCAAGGTGGAAGACAAGATCGGCAGCCCGCTTTCCCCTTACGCTGTCACCAAGTACGTGGACGAACTGTATGCGGACGTGTTCAACCGCTGCTATGGGTTCTCCAGTGTTGGCCTGCGGTATTTCAACGTGTTCGGCCAGCGCCAGGATCCTTACGGCGCGTATGCCGCTGTTATTCCCCAGTGGTTCGCAAGCCTTATCAAGAAGGAAACCGTTTTTGTGAACGGCGATGGCGAAACCAGCCGCGACTTCTGCTATATCGACAACGTTGTGCAGGCCAATCTGCTTGCCAGCTTTGCCCAGGGCGAAGCCACCAACAAGATTTACAACGTGGCCTTTGGCCAGCGCACCACCCTGAATGAGCTTTTTGATCTCATCAAGGAAGAAGTTGCCCGCCACAAGCCCGAAGTCATGAGCGCCGAATGTGTGCATCGCGACTTCCGCGCTGGTGATGTGCGACACTCCCTTGCCGATATCAGCCGCGCAGAAAAACTGCTGGGCTACGGTCCCCAGTTTGACGTGCGCCAGGGCCTGCGCCTCGCGGGCGACTGGTACGCAGCCAACCTGTAG
- a CDS encoding septal ring lytic transglycosylase RlpA family protein, whose protein sequence is MCMTVRPLLIFLVALLCAALLSGCGSRSWRKGGVPGSRPYTVRGKTYYPLKSANGFVEEGTASWYGPGFHGKTTANGETYNQYAMTAAHKLLPLGTKVRVTHMGNGRSIIVRVNDRGPFVDDRVIDLSRAAASRLNILGPGTARVRIQSMGGVERMKEDGDLTGAFYVQVGAFADRVNADNLINILSQTGKRGRLIYGSNNMWNVQVGPWPDSFGAQQELDIFRAMYPGAFVVGDN, encoded by the coding sequence ATGTGCATGACGGTCAGACCGCTTCTTATTTTTCTTGTTGCCCTGCTTTGCGCCGCGCTCCTGAGCGGCTGTGGTTCTCGCTCCTGGCGCAAGGGCGGGGTTCCCGGCAGCCGCCCTTATACTGTGCGCGGCAAGACCTACTATCCCCTCAAGTCAGCCAATGGCTTTGTGGAAGAAGGCACGGCCTCATGGTACGGGCCAGGTTTCCACGGCAAAACCACGGCCAATGGCGAGACCTACAACCAGTACGCCATGACGGCGGCCCACAAACTGCTGCCCCTGGGCACCAAGGTGCGCGTCACCCACATGGGCAACGGGCGCTCCATCATTGTGCGCGTCAACGACCGTGGGCCTTTTGTGGACGACCGCGTCATTGACCTCTCCCGCGCTGCGGCCAGCCGCCTGAACATCCTTGGCCCCGGAACGGCGCGCGTGCGCATTCAGAGCATGGGCGGCGTTGAGCGCATGAAAGAAGACGGCGACCTCACCGGGGCTTTTTATGTTCAGGTGGGGGCATTTGCCGACAGGGTGAACGCCGACAACCTCATCAACATCCTTTCCCAGACCGGCAAACGAGGACGCCTCATTTACGGCAGCAACAACATGTGGAATGTGCAGGTGGGGCCGTGGCCCGATTCTTTCGGGGCGCAGCAAGAGCTTGATATTTTCCGCGCCATGTATCCCGGCGCTTTTGTAGTGGGTGACAATTAG
- a CDS encoding EAL domain-containing protein codes for MRIKQLSFIVCAAIVGLFVLISYVTSELVVVRGVDAIESNSSAEKMKQLRNHIHAQETQLSHIAVDWACWDDAYRFMQDNNAEFVRTNLRQQMLAKLNLSSIAYVSRDAVNVHMVEDDAGWRKPGHTAEVQRLYEQLVNRLEGSSEEGLAGIMMIGSVPHLVAAQKIRDTAMLLPANGVVFMTRAIDADFIKDVEHDTLLRFTVLPVEAFNSLPVAADDLNAFKIVREDGSINSYSVVRDVFDCAAFCLRLVTGREIAQLGKRMFLQNFILIVVTGMGMLIAFLVFTEKQILRRILSMQRQAQHIEKSSEPLKKIDIQGDDEIFDLSLKINSMIDALQSNEKFLQQTLDTLQAGVITIEPGSLKVRSINAFAQQFIGLPADEIVGRPCHEFICPGGVDLCPMSKGNPKGELLAGQLTSADGTMKTIVKSVRAIEMKGEEIFLESFVDITDLETTRKELQRSEERYKTLFMNTGTATAVISSTGLIFLTNTEFSNLVGMPPDEIEGKLFITRFLGKGEGHSPLSFGSSATRGSEKYEAEIRSSTGKTINVLVTRAKVPESGLSVISLLDISERSAMERELAYRANHDLLTGLANKALVATRLMAAMQEVHESGGMVGVLLIDLDRFKQVNDSFGHSLGDKLLRQAAERLTYLARQDDCVARTGGDEFVIVVGKAQGKIQLEALASNVLHSLNRCFYVDEYSIYLSASIGIACYPGDGTTVEALMQSADLAMYRAKAKGKNTHTFFTEDLTVAANDRMALETELFRAMDSAAFEVHYQPKIDIANGAVAGCEALVRWKRADGMWIPPSVFIPLAEETGLVRRLDMYVLRKACRQQREWREQGLGNVHMAVNMSGRSIIAETFVDDVLDVLGREDVRPEHLGIEITETAFMSNMAEASRGIAALSEQGIQIYLDDFGTGYSSLYYLHTMPIASLKIDKSFIDGINAPLNASNELVKTVLTLASGLGMATVAEGVETREQIDFLAENGCSAIQGYIFSQALSGSDFATYLKGSAESIAAVMA; via the coding sequence TTATTTCCTACGTCACGTCCGAGCTTGTGGTGGTGCGCGGCGTTGACGCCATTGAGAGCAACAGTTCCGCCGAAAAAATGAAGCAGTTGCGCAATCACATCCATGCGCAGGAAACACAGCTAAGCCATATCGCGGTGGACTGGGCATGCTGGGATGACGCCTACCGGTTCATGCAGGACAATAATGCTGAGTTTGTCCGAACCAACCTGCGGCAGCAGATGCTGGCAAAGTTGAACCTGTCGTCCATTGCCTATGTCAGCAGAGATGCCGTAAATGTACATATGGTTGAAGACGATGCGGGCTGGCGCAAGCCTGGGCATACAGCCGAGGTGCAACGCCTTTACGAGCAACTGGTCAACAGGCTTGAGGGCAGTTCGGAAGAAGGTCTTGCAGGGATCATGATGATTGGTTCTGTGCCGCATCTTGTTGCGGCCCAGAAAATCCGCGATACGGCCATGCTGCTGCCCGCCAACGGTGTGGTTTTTATGACCCGCGCCATTGATGCGGATTTTATAAAGGATGTGGAACACGATACCCTGCTGCGCTTTACGGTGCTGCCGGTGGAAGCGTTCAACAGCCTGCCCGTGGCTGCGGATGATCTGAACGCCTTCAAAATTGTGCGCGAAGACGGCAGCATCAATTCATATTCAGTGGTACGCGATGTTTTTGATTGTGCGGCGTTTTGCCTGCGGCTTGTGACAGGCCGGGAAATTGCCCAGCTTGGCAAGCGTATGTTTTTGCAGAATTTTATTCTGATTGTTGTTACTGGCATGGGTATGCTGATTGCGTTCCTGGTGTTTACAGAAAAGCAGATACTCAGGCGCATTCTCTCCATGCAGCGGCAGGCACAGCATATTGAAAAAAGCAGCGAGCCGCTGAAAAAAATTGATATTCAAGGTGATGACGAAATATTTGACCTCTCCCTGAAGATAAACAGCATGATCGACGCCCTGCAATCCAACGAAAAGTTTTTGCAACAGACGCTGGATACTCTTCAGGCTGGCGTAATCACCATTGAACCAGGCAGCCTGAAAGTGCGCAGCATCAATGCTTTTGCGCAACAGTTCATCGGTCTGCCTGCCGATGAAATTGTGGGCAGGCCCTGCCATGAATTTATCTGCCCCGGCGGGGTGGACCTCTGCCCCATGAGCAAAGGCAATCCCAAGGGCGAGCTGCTCGCCGGCCAGTTGACGTCTGCGGACGGCACCATGAAAACCATCGTGAAATCCGTGCGCGCCATTGAGATGAAGGGCGAAGAGATTTTTCTGGAATCATTTGTGGACATAACGGATCTGGAAACAACGCGTAAGGAGCTGCAACGCTCAGAAGAGCGGTACAAGACCCTGTTCATGAACACCGGCACGGCAACGGCGGTTATCAGCAGCACCGGGCTGATATTTTTGACAAATACGGAATTTTCCAACCTTGTGGGCATGCCGCCGGATGAGATTGAAGGAAAGCTCTTCATAACCAGATTTTTAGGCAAAGGCGAAGGGCATTCGCCGCTGTCGTTCGGCTCTTCTGCAACACGGGGCAGTGAAAAATACGAAGCAGAAATCCGGAGCAGCACGGGAAAAACCATCAATGTGCTGGTAACCCGGGCAAAAGTTCCTGAAAGCGGCCTGTCAGTCATTTCCCTGCTGGATATTTCGGAACGTTCGGCAATGGAGAGGGAACTGGCCTACAGGGCCAACCATGACCTGCTCACAGGGCTTGCCAACAAGGCCCTGGTGGCAACGCGGCTCATGGCCGCCATGCAAGAAGTGCATGAATCCGGGGGCATGGTAGGCGTGCTGCTTATCGATCTTGACCGTTTCAAGCAGGTGAACGACAGCTTCGGGCATTCACTGGGCGACAAGCTCTTGCGGCAGGCTGCGGAGCGTCTGACGTATCTGGCCCGGCAGGATGACTGCGTGGCCCGTACCGGCGGCGATGAATTTGTCATTGTGGTGGGCAAGGCGCAGGGGAAGATTCAGCTTGAGGCCCTGGCAAGCAATGTGCTGCATTCGTTGAACCGCTGCTTTTACGTGGACGAGTATTCCATCTATCTTAGCGCAAGTATTGGCATTGCCTGCTATCCCGGCGACGGCACAACTGTGGAGGCGCTGATGCAAAGCGCCGACCTTGCCATGTACAGGGCCAAGGCCAAGGGCAAGAACACGCATACGTTCTTTACAGAAGACCTTACCGTGGCGGCCAATGACCGCATGGCGCTGGAAACTGAGCTTTTCCGCGCCATGGACAGTGCCGCCTTTGAGGTGCACTACCAGCCCAAGATTGATATTGCCAACGGCGCAGTTGCTGGCTGTGAAGCTCTGGTGCGCTGGAAGCGCGCTGACGGCATGTGGATTCCTCCCTCTGTGTTTATCCCCCTGGCTGAAGAGACAGGGCTTGTGCGGCGGCTCGACATGTACGTACTGCGCAAGGCGTGTCGGCAGCAGAGGGAATGGAGGGAGCAGGGTCTGGGGAATGTCCACATGGCCGTCAATATGTCCGGGCGCAGCATCATTGCTGAAACATTTGTGGACGATGTGCTGGATGTGCTGGGCCGGGAAGATGTGCGCCCTGAGCACCTGGGCATAGAAATCACCGAAACGGCCTTCATGTCCAATATGGCGGAGGCCTCGCGGGGCATAGCGGCCTTGAGCGAGCAAGGAATACAGATATATCTGGATGACTTTGGAACCGGGTATTCATCGCTGTACTATCTGCACACCATGCCCATCGCCAGCCTGAAAATCGACAAGTCGTTCATTGACGGCATTAACGCACCGCTCAATGCCTCCAACGAACTTGTCAAAACCGTGCTGACTCTCGCCTCCGGCCTTGGCATGGCAACAGTGGCCGAAGGCGTTGAAACAAGGGAGCAAATTGACTTCCTGGCAGAGAATGGTTGCAGCGCCATCCAGGGCTATATCTTTTCCCAGGCGCTCAGCGGCAGCGATTTTGCAACCTATCTGAAAGGATCTGCCGAGAGTATTGCGGCGGTTATGGCCTAG
- a CDS encoding sugar transferase produces the protein MISTYRMAMLQVLDLVCILLALSITGFLTVESDLSIFHDYTGATLFTIFFYMLFFYILDAYSVGNEDFKETVGRVLVACLLGIVSSATASYAFQHWRFDRETVAMLFALSLAFSLGWRWIYHLNAERLTHPLRILLVGVDRAGKVRQLLAEGLPKAEILGYVGERDQGPDAGPCLGAPFMALDIAKEKQATMILLLPDAPIDDDIAHDLLEAKLRGSMVVDIRSFYEHVVQRLPLSQINDEWLLQTEGFSLNTRGSLRRLKRALDVLISLLLLIPAAPIMLLTAIVVRLESPGPVIYKQDRVGLFEKEFTVYKFRSMRADAEKNGAVWASAHDARVTKFGKFIRKVRIDELPQIWNILKGDMSFIGPRPERMAFVTKLKETIPYYSLRHTVKPGLTGWAQVCYPYGASEDDARRKLEYDLYYIKNMSILLDINIVFKTVGVVLFPKGAR, from the coding sequence ATGATAAGCACATACCGCATGGCCATGCTGCAGGTTCTGGATCTCGTCTGCATTTTGCTGGCACTCAGCATTACCGGCTTTCTGACGGTCGAATCCGATCTGAGCATTTTCCACGACTATACGGGCGCTACGCTCTTTACCATTTTCTTTTACATGCTCTTTTTTTACATCCTTGATGCGTACAGCGTGGGCAACGAGGACTTCAAGGAGACCGTGGGGCGTGTGCTGGTAGCCTGCCTGCTTGGCATTGTTTCTTCGGCCACCGCTTCTTACGCCTTCCAGCACTGGCGTTTTGACCGCGAAACCGTGGCCATGCTTTTTGCCCTTTCGCTGGCATTTTCTCTGGGTTGGCGCTGGATTTACCACCTCAATGCCGAAAGGCTCACCCATCCCCTGCGCATTTTGCTGGTGGGGGTGGACCGCGCGGGCAAGGTGCGCCAGTTGCTGGCAGAGGGGCTGCCCAAGGCCGAAATTCTTGGCTATGTGGGCGAGCGCGATCAGGGGCCTGATGCCGGACCCTGCCTTGGTGCGCCCTTCATGGCTCTGGACATTGCCAAAGAAAAACAGGCGACCATGATCCTGCTGCTGCCCGATGCACCCATTGACGACGACATCGCCCATGATCTGCTGGAAGCAAAGTTGCGCGGCAGCATGGTGGTGGATATCCGCAGTTTCTACGAGCACGTGGTGCAGCGCCTGCCGCTCTCGCAGATCAATGATGAATGGCTGTTGCAGACCGAAGGCTTTTCGCTGAACACGCGCGGCTCGTTGCGCAGGCTCAAGCGCGCCCTCGATGTGCTGATTTCGCTGCTCCTGCTCATTCCCGCAGCACCCATCATGCTGCTGACCGCCATTGTGGTGCGGCTGGAATCGCCCGGCCCGGTCATTTACAAACAGGATCGAGTGGGCCTTTTTGAAAAGGAATTTACGGTCTACAAGTTCCGCTCCATGCGCGCAGACGCTGAAAAAAACGGAGCCGTATGGGCCAGCGCCCATGACGCGCGCGTGACAAAGTTCGGCAAGTTCATCCGCAAGGTGCGCATAGACGAACTGCCCCAGATCTGGAACATCCTGAAGGGCGACATGAGTTTTATCGGCCCGCGCCCCGAGCGCATGGCCTTTGTGACCAAGCTCAAGGAAACCATACCCTACTACAGCCTGCGGCATACGGTTAAGCCGGGTCTCACCGGCTGGGCGCAGGTGTGTTATCCTTACGGCGCGTCAGAAGACGATGCCCGCCGTAAACTGGAATATGACCTGTACTACATCAAGAACATGTCCATTCTGCTGGACATAAATATCGTGTTCAAGACGGTCGGCGTTGTGCTCTTCCCCAAGGGAGCGCGCTAG